GGGCTATGCAGGCGAAGCCTATTGGGGCCGGTATTTCTGGGACACGGAGATGTTTCTGCTGCCGTTTTATCTCTATACCAACCCCGTTCGCGCCCGCACGCTGGTCGACTTCCGCGTGCAGAGCCTGGCCGGTGCGAAGGAAAACGCGAATCGCTACGGGTATCCGGGCGCGCGCTCCGCGTGGGAATCGGACGCGGAGGGGCGCGAGTGCTGTCCGAACTGGCAGTATGCCGATCACGAGGTGCATGTTACCGCCGACGTGGTCTATGGCTTGGCACACTATGCTCATGCGACGGGGAACATGGACTACCTGCGTGGCCCGGCCGCGGAGGTGATTCTGGAAACGGCGCGGTATTGGATGGCGCGATTGGATTGGCGGGAGGGTGACGGATATCCAAGCCTGCTGGGCGTCATGGGGCCCGATGAATACACGCCGATCTCCAATAACAACAGCTACACCAATCGGATGGTTGCCTTTGCGCTCAAGACAGCGGCTGAGATCGGTCCTTGCGCTGGAGCTTCGCCATCGGAATGTGAGGCGTTCGCTGCGGCGGCCGCGAGTCTGCCGATTCCCCGGGACAAAGATGGCCTGCTGGTGCTCCAGTGCGAGGGCTTCGACCGCCTGGCCGATGCCCGGTTCGACGAACTGTGGCGCGACCGCGACACGACCTTTGCTGCACAGGTTTCACAGGAGCGCCTCTACCGGTGCAAGTGCCTCAAACAGGCGGATGTCTTGATGCTGATGATGCTCTTTCCAGGCGAATTCAGCGATGCCGAGGTCCGCCGGGCCTGGGACTACTATCTGCCGCTAACCACCCACGACTCCTCGTTGTCCGCGGGCGTCCACGCGATTGTGGCGACCCGGCTGAAATTGATGGACGAGGCATGGCGATTCTGGATGCGTGCCCGGGCGATCGACCTCGACGTGGAACATGGGGGAGCAGCCGAGGGCATTCATATAGCCAACGCGGGTGCGGTTTGGCAGATGCTGGTGCTCGGTTTTGCCGGCATGAGGACGGCCATGCAGGCAGAAATGCTTACGCTTATGCCCAGCCTGCCCGCCGCTTGGTCCCGGCTAGCATTCCCGGTGGTCTGGCAGGGCCAACCCGTCTACGTGGAGATCGAACCTGAGGAGGTCAGGATTGCCAACCGCGGATCGGCCCCGCTGGAGGTTCAGATACACGACGATCGTCGAGTGATTGCCGCTCAAGCGTGCGGTACTTGGCAACGCCGCACGCAGTCCAAGAGGTGACGGTACGCGGCCAGAGAGATCGTGGGGGGTACGGAGTGGTCAATGTGGTAGATGTACCCTCCGTCCGCGGCGGCGAGGGGGATCTTGTCGGTGACCTCGCGTTCGATCTGCTCGAAGTCGCCCGAGGCCACGACGTCAGCGTTGATGTTACCGATAAAGCAGATGTGCCGTCCGAAGCGCTGCTTGTAGTCGCGCACGTCGTTGCCTGCCCTGGCCTCGATCGGCTGGATCGCGTGACACCCGGCTTCGATGAGCAACGGGATCAATTCGGCGACGTTACCATCACAGTGAAACATGAACCGCATCCCATGCCGGCAGGCGAACTCGCCGAAGCGTTTCCAATGAGGCAGGACGAACCGGCGCGCGTCTGCCGGTGAGAACAGCATCCCGTTGCGGTAACACAGGTCGCTCCAGAACCATATCGCGTCAAACCGGTAGCCGCGCTGGAGCGTGAGGACCAGCATGTTCAGCACATAGTCGGCGTAAGTGGCCACCATGTCGGCCACCAATTCGGGCTCGGAGGCCATCGCCAGGAGCCCGTCCTCGAAGCCCATGGTGTTCTCGATAACGAACCACATCGGTTCGGCCGGGGTGATGGCGATGAAGTGGCCGGCTTCCCGCGCCGCCCGGTACTGAGCTTCGGCCGTCGGGTTGTTGAACTTTGCAGGGCCGGGCGTCAGCGTCGGCTTAAGTCGTTCCCATTCTTCCCAGGTCGTCAGCGCCGGTTTCAGGATGGCGGGTGCATGGTGTGATGTCAGCCAGGTCTTGACCGTCTTGCCGTAGCGGTCCACGTGAACTCGATACTCGGATGTCTGCTCGACCGTACGTTCAGGCAGCCCGAATGAGGGCTCGAAGAGGTCGTTGACACAGACGATGCGGTCCAATCCGAAGTAGTCAACCGGGTCGGCGTCTTTTGGGAAACCCTCCTGTCGCCAGCGATCCAGGGTTTGCGGCCAGTAGTCGGTCTCGCACATCGGGAGCCGGTCAGGGAGTTCGAGCCGCAAGGCCGCGAGAATTCGTTCACGTGAAGTCATGGTTTCAGGAGTGTACCCCAGGCGAATGTCGGCGCCGAGACGGTAAGTCTTCGGCTACGAGCTTACCGTCAGTTTGAATCCCCAGCCGGGTTGGGGACTTCGACGGGGTTCATGGCGGCTCCGCAGGTCGGGCAGCGGATGTTCCAGCCCTGTTCGCCGTAGGCCGGCACCCAATCCGCTTGTTCCACCTTGATCTGTGTCGGCTGGCCCTCCTCATCGTACTGAAAAGCGACGTTCTTGGCGCCGTGAACAGGGCAACCCCATCGCAAGCTGGCGTACATGTTGTCCCTGCCGCAAGCAGGGCACTTCTTCGGCCCCGGGCCCGCTCGACCCTGGACGGCATGGCCGCAAGACAAACATCGCCAGGTCACCACGAAGTCTCGAGTTGCCCGGGCGGGTGGCACGATTGCCGATTGCCGCGCAGACCACCATTGGTATCCGAGCGAGACCGCCAACAACAGGAGGACAACGGCCACGACGATCTTCATGAATCGTGGAGAACGCTCTGCGGGCTTTTCGTTCAAGCTGCTCATTGGTAATTCGGGTAGCGACCGACCCACCAGTAAAGCCTCGCCGCCGAGAAGTTGTAGTGGGTCGCGTCGGAGCCGCTGTGGTAGTTGCAGAAGTAGCAGTCTCCCATGGCGCAGTCGGGGTATTTGCGCCGGATGCCTTCCTCCTTGATTTTCCGAAGGATTTCAGCGGTTCGCACGCGCTGCACGGCGCCGGCGACGCTGGCCACGTTGATTCCGCCGAAGTGGCGGGTGGTCAGCCAGGTGGGACCGGAATACCACGAGCGAGACCCGTCGTCCCAGACGAGTCGGCCGCCGTCCCGCCAGGGCTGGCCCATTGTCCCGCTCAGCGGCACGTTTTTCAGTTCGTGGTCGGGACCGACCTCGGCCATCAGGATCGTGTTCAACGGGCGCTTGACGTAGCGTTCCACGTTGAAGGACTCGGGTTCGTGGAAATGCCGGAATACGTAATTGATTCCATAGCCACATGAGGGCACAGCGGTGTTTGCCCGCTTGATGTTTCCCGGCTGCTTGATGGCCTCAAAGTCAAACCGATCGCGGAACGGGTCGGCCGGACAGATGTACACGTTGGGGTCACCGAGGTATCGGGGGTAGAGCTTGTAGAACCAGAGGTTTTTCTTGGCCACGGGAGCCCAGTTGTACTCGCTCCAGAGGTTCTGCGGTATGAATCCTTTGGCTTCGAGCTGGTAGGTCATCAGGGCCGTGATGATCTGCTTCGTGTTAGAGCTGCACACGACGGCCTGGGCTTGTTCCCGGGCCCGCCGGAGGGAAGGCAGCAGGATCGAGATCAGCAAAGCGATGATCGAAACGACCACCAGGATCTCGATCAGGGTAAATGCCCGCATCGCCGACCGCCTTGGGGTGGTCAAGCTCCCGTGGTCGGCCGGTGCGTGGTGAGCCGCCGTGCCGCCGGGAACCCAGCATCGCGCGTAACCGGAACAGTAATAGGAATCGAGAACCATAGGCATCGGCCCGTGAGCGCCGGGCAAGACCATACCAGACACAACGAACAGCGACTGCCTTTAAGATAGCGAATTTGCCTGACGCCCGCAAGGACTTTCCCTTTCGCGGGCCGTGATTATCATGGTGGAACGGCTCGGGCACGGCACGTCAGGCTACTGGTGCCGTTTTCGGTCGATGAGTTGCAGGCCGACGGACAGTCTGCTTCGCCGATGCGTCCGCGTCGACTGCGAAGGCCGAAAACCGCCGACAGCACCCGCCGAATGGCCGGAAGTCGTCAACCGGACAGGCCGCCTGCGAATCTTGGGAGGTATGTATGAGCTGCCTGGTTCTCCAACTTCTCTTAGGAGTTGTCGCCA
The Phycisphaerae bacterium DNA segment above includes these coding regions:
- a CDS encoding glycosyl hydrolase family 65 protein, with protein sequence GYAGEAYWGRYFWDTEMFLLPFYLYTNPVRARTLVDFRVQSLAGAKENANRYGYPGARSAWESDAEGRECCPNWQYADHEVHVTADVVYGLAHYAHATGNMDYLRGPAAEVILETARYWMARLDWREGDGYPSLLGVMGPDEYTPISNNNSYTNRMVAFALKTAAEIGPCAGASPSECEAFAAAAASLPIPRDKDGLLVLQCEGFDRLADARFDELWRDRDTTFAAQVSQERLYRCKCLKQADVLMLMMLFPGEFSDAEVRRAWDYYLPLTTHDSSLSAGVHAIVATRLKLMDEAWRFWMRARAIDLDVEHGGAAEGIHIANAGAVWQMLVLGFAGMRTAMQAEMLTLMPSLPAAWSRLAFPVVWQGQPVYVEIEPEEVRIANRGSAPLEVQIHDDRRVIAAQACGTWQRRTQSKR
- a CDS encoding uroporphyrinogen decarboxylase family protein, with the translated sequence MTSRERILAALRLELPDRLPMCETDYWPQTLDRWRQEGFPKDADPVDYFGLDRIVCVNDLFEPSFGLPERTVEQTSEYRVHVDRYGKTVKTWLTSHHAPAILKPALTTWEEWERLKPTLTPGPAKFNNPTAEAQYRAAREAGHFIAITPAEPMWFVIENTMGFEDGLLAMASEPELVADMVATYADYVLNMLVLTLQRGYRFDAIWFWSDLCYRNGMLFSPADARRFVLPHWKRFGEFACRHGMRFMFHCDGNVAELIPLLIEAGCHAIQPIEARAGNDVRDYKQRFGRHICFIGNINADVVASGDFEQIEREVTDKIPLAAADGGYIYHIDHSVPPTISLAAYRHLLDCVRRCQVPHA
- a CDS encoding prepilin-type N-terminal cleavage/methylation domain-containing protein; this encodes MRAFTLIEILVVVSIIALLISILLPSLRRAREQAQAVVCSSNTKQIITALMTYQLEAKGFIPQNLWSEYNWAPVAKKNLWFYKLYPRYLGDPNVYICPADPFRDRFDFEAIKQPGNIKRANTAVPSCGYGINYVFRHFHEPESFNVERYVKRPLNTILMAEVGPDHELKNVPLSGTMGQPWRDGGRLVWDDGSRSWYSGPTWLTTRHFGGINVASVAGAVQRVRTAEILRKIKEEGIRRKYPDCAMGDCYFCNYHSGSDATHYNFSAARLYWWVGRYPNYQ